In Nycticebus coucang isolate mNycCou1 chromosome 9, mNycCou1.pri, whole genome shotgun sequence, the following are encoded in one genomic region:
- the PTP4A1 gene encoding protein tyrosine phosphatase type IVA 1, which yields MARMNRPAPVEVTYKNMRFLITHNPTNATLNKFIEELKKYGVTTVVRVCEATYDTTLVEKEGIHVLDWPFDDGAPPSNQIVDDWLSLVKIKFREEPGCCIAVHCVAGLGRAPVLVALALIEGGMKYEDAVQFIRQKRRGAFNSKQLLYLEKYRPKMRLRFKDSNGHRNNCCIQ from the exons ATGGCTCGAATGAACCGCCCAGCTCCTGTAGAAGTCACATACAAGAACATGAGATTTCTTATTACACACAATCCAACCAATGCGACCTTAAACAAATTTATAGAG GAACTTAAGAAGTATGGAGTTACCACAGTAGTAAGAGTGTGTGAAGCAACTTATGACACTACTCTTGTGGAGAAAGAAGGCATCCATGTTCTC GACTGGCCTTTTGATGATGGTGCACCACCATCTAACCAGATTGTTGATGACTGGTTAAGTCTTGTAAAAATCAAGTTTCGTGAAGAACCTGGTTGTTGTATTGCTGTTCATTGTGTTGCAGGCCTTGGGAG AGCACCAGTGCTCGTTGCTCTCGCGTTAATTGAAGGTGGAATGAAATACGAAGATGCAGTACAATTCATAAGACA aaaGCGGCGGGGAGCTTTTAACAGCAAGCAACTTTTGTATTTGGAGAAGTATCGTCCTAAGATGCGGCTGCGCTTCAAAGACTCCAATGGTCATAGAAACAACTGTTGCATTCAATAA